One segment of Curtobacterium sp. MR_MD2014 DNA contains the following:
- the pknB gene encoding Stk1 family PASTA domain-containing Ser/Thr kinase — protein sequence MPEGVTAGITLLADRYEIGDVIGRGGMATVHVGTDTRLGRKVAVKLLKPSLATDPTFRIRFRQEAQAAARMAHPTIVRVYDAGEETVTEPSGAQVQVPYIVMEHVDGRALSDVLDDGPLDPAEAVRITEGILTALEYSHRAGVVHRDIKPANVMVTHSGQVKVMDFGIARAITDTSATVAQTTSILGTASYFSPEQARGETVDARTDLYSTGVLLFELLTGRPPFVGDSPVAVAYQHVSEQPVAPSTLVPEVSPALDAVTLHALVKDRTRRFQTAADFRTDLQQAAAGKVPVSTRTLQQNAAHDASTMLFGVNPRTTSNPAVAFRELDDDAADHRPQRTQNRPPVAWIWLGIILTAAVIAGVVFFVANLQPGKAPVSSSVSVPNVVGATWDSARTELEKRDLSAVEVGENSDDVAKDTVIRTEPGEGTNVARKQSIRVVVSLGPEQVAVPDVANQTQDAAEQALKDAGFAVGAINSDYSSDVPEGTVMSSDPGSSTQLTKGSVVNLTVSNGKVQMPDVTQQPISAANEALANLGLKVVASPTYTCTGSTVVQQSVPQGDVAQGSTITLTYCAASAQRPSQAPSVPDRGGDDSSGSDGGGGSGTVQGGGAGQ from the coding sequence GTGCCAGAAGGTGTGACCGCGGGGATCACGCTCCTCGCCGACCGCTACGAGATCGGTGACGTCATCGGTCGTGGGGGCATGGCGACGGTGCACGTGGGCACCGACACGCGACTCGGTCGCAAGGTGGCGGTGAAGCTCCTCAAGCCGAGCCTCGCCACGGACCCGACCTTCCGGATCCGCTTCCGGCAGGAGGCCCAGGCGGCGGCCCGCATGGCGCACCCGACGATCGTGCGCGTCTACGACGCGGGCGAGGAGACGGTCACCGAGCCCTCCGGCGCCCAGGTCCAGGTGCCCTACATCGTCATGGAGCACGTCGACGGTCGCGCACTCTCCGACGTGCTCGACGACGGCCCGCTCGACCCGGCCGAGGCGGTCCGCATCACCGAGGGGATCCTCACCGCCCTCGAGTACTCGCACCGCGCCGGCGTGGTGCACCGCGACATCAAGCCCGCGAACGTCATGGTGACGCACAGCGGCCAGGTCAAGGTGATGGACTTCGGCATCGCCCGTGCCATCACCGACACGTCCGCGACGGTCGCGCAGACGACCTCGATCCTCGGGACGGCCTCGTACTTCTCGCCGGAGCAGGCCCGCGGTGAGACCGTCGACGCCCGGACCGACCTGTACTCGACCGGCGTGCTGCTCTTCGAGCTGCTCACCGGCCGCCCGCCCTTCGTCGGCGACTCCCCGGTCGCCGTGGCCTACCAGCACGTGAGCGAGCAGCCGGTCGCGCCCTCCACGCTCGTGCCCGAGGTGTCCCCGGCGCTCGACGCGGTGACGCTGCACGCCCTGGTGAAGGACCGCACCCGTCGGTTCCAGACCGCCGCGGACTTCCGGACCGACCTGCAGCAGGCCGCCGCCGGCAAGGTCCCGGTGTCCACGCGCACGCTCCAGCAGAACGCGGCACACGACGCGTCCACGATGCTCTTCGGCGTGAACCCCCGCACGACCTCGAACCCTGCCGTGGCGTTCCGCGAGCTCGACGACGACGCCGCTGACCACCGACCCCAGCGCACGCAGAACCGCCCTCCGGTCGCCTGGATCTGGCTCGGCATCATCCTCACCGCCGCCGTCATCGCGGGCGTGGTGTTCTTCGTCGCGAACCTGCAGCCCGGCAAGGCACCGGTGTCGTCGTCGGTGTCCGTACCGAACGTCGTCGGCGCCACGTGGGACTCGGCGCGGACCGAACTCGAGAAGCGGGACCTCAGTGCCGTCGAGGTCGGCGAGAACTCCGACGACGTCGCCAAGGACACGGTCATCCGCACCGAGCCCGGGGAGGGCACGAACGTCGCCCGCAAGCAGAGCATCCGCGTCGTCGTCTCCCTGGGACCGGAGCAGGTCGCCGTCCCGGACGTCGCCAACCAGACGCAGGACGCGGCGGAACAGGCCCTGAAGGACGCCGGGTTCGCGGTCGGAGCGATCAACAGCGACTACTCGAGCGACGTGCCCGAGGGCACCGTGATGAGCAGCGACCCGGGCAGCAGCACGCAGCTGACGAAGGGTTCCGTCGTCAACCTGACGGTCTCCAACGGCAAGGTGCAGATGCCGGACGTCACGCAGCAGCCGATCAGCGCCGCCAACGAGGCACTCGCGAACCTCGGGCTGAAGGTCGTGGCGTCCCCGACGTACACGTGCACGGGCAGCACCGTGGTGCAGCAGAGCGTGCCGCAGGGCGACGTCGCGCAGGGCAGCACCATCACGCTGACGTACTGCGCAGCCTCGGCACAGCGGCCGTCGCAGGCGCCGTCCGTCCCCGACCGGGGTGGCGACGACAGCAGCGGTAGTGACGGTGGCGGCGGCAGCGGGACCGTCCAGGGCGGCGGCGCCGGACAGTAG